A window of Trichomycterus rosablanca isolate fTriRos1 chromosome 5, fTriRos1.hap1, whole genome shotgun sequence contains these coding sequences:
- the LOC134315187 gene encoding phenazine biosynthesis-like domain-containing protein 2 isoform X1, producing the protein MEIPVFTVDAFTNLPFKGNPAAVCLLENELPVEFYQKIAAEMNLSETAFITKLKSTDDFCSGARFGLRWFTPKNEVELCGHATLASSAVLFYKKGNTSPVLVFETLSGELLVRQRGESLVMDFPLNKPEIQDPKNFKDLLKERLISSSLTSNTVTDTFVSPIYLTCTSLDCGRKPELTGRTCKLHTERTRTTPPGNRSQDLLAVRRQCYPPSCPLNNSKKIYAAVGDLPIQDVCYSKSIKKLLVRLSDSCDRSALTSLNPVTESLLSIEKSGNIKSIVITVKGATTTAPGYDFFSRNFAPWHGIPEDPVTGSAHTVLVPYWSEKLGKKKMLAYQCSRRGGELQLELRDDNRVDIAGQAVVILEGTLKL; encoded by the exons ATGGAGATTCCAGTGTTTACTGTGGACGCTTTTACTAACTTACCTTTTAAAGGCAATCCTGCAGCAGTTTGTCTTTTAGAGAAT GAACTGCCAGTTGAGTTTTATCAGAAAATTGCAGCAGAGATGAACTTATCTGAGACAGCATTCATCACAAAACTGAAATCAACAGATGACTTTTGTTCAG gtGCAAGATTTGGTCTGCGCTGGTTCACGCCTAAAAATGAGGTGGAACTTTGTGGACATGCAACACTTGCTTCATCAGCTGTGCTTTTTTACAAGAAAG GAAATACCAGCCCAGTCTTGGTCTTTGAGACTTTAAGTGGAGAGCTGTTGGTGCGTCAGCGTGGTGAGTCTTTAGTGATGGACTTCCCTCTCAACAAACCAGAGATTCAG GATCCAAAGAACTTCAAGGATCTCCTTAAG gaacgactcatcagttcaagtttaacatcaaacacagtcacggacacttttgtatctccaatttatctcacttgcacgtctttggactgtgggaggaaaccagagctaacggggagaacatgcaaactccacacagaaaggacccggaccaccccacctgggaatcgaagccaggaccttcttgctgtgaggcgacagtgctacccaccgagctgccctttaaataattcaaaaaagatttat GCTGCAGTGGGCGATTTGCCCATCCAGGATGTGTGCTACAgtaaaagcataaagaaactACTAGTGCGTCTGTCTGACTCATGTGACAG GTCTGCACTGACATCCCTGAACCCAGTGACTGAGTCTCTGCTGAGCATTGAAAAGAGTGGAAACATTAAAAGCATCGTCATCACAGTAAAAGGAGCAACAACCACTGCCCCTGGATATGACTTTTTCTCCCGCAACTTTGCCCCATGGCATGGCATACCTGAGGACCCTGTGACAG GCTCTGCACATACCGTACTCGTTCCTTACTGGTCTGAAAAACttggaaagaaaaaaatgttag CTTATCAGTGCTCTAGACGTGGTGGTGAGCTCCAGCTGGAACTGAGGGATGACAACAGAGTGGATATAGCTGGTCAAGCAGTGGTCATCCTTGAAGGAACCCTCAAACTGTAG
- the LOC134315187 gene encoding phenazine biosynthesis-like domain-containing protein 2 isoform X3 has product MEIPVFTVDAFTNLPFKGNPAAVCLLENELPVEFYQKIAAEMNLSETAFITKLKSTDDFCSGARFGLRWFTPKNEVELCGHATLASSAVLFYKKGNTSPVLVFETLSGELLVRQRGESLVMDFPLNKPEIQDPKNFKDLLKAAVGDLPIQDVCYSKSIKKLLVRLSDSCDRSALTSLNPVTESLLSIEKSGNIKSIVITVKGATTTAPGYDFFSRNFAPWHGIPEDPVTGSAHTVLVPYWSEKLGKKKMLAYQCSRRGGELQLELRDDNRVDIAGQAVVILEGTLKL; this is encoded by the exons ATGGAGATTCCAGTGTTTACTGTGGACGCTTTTACTAACTTACCTTTTAAAGGCAATCCTGCAGCAGTTTGTCTTTTAGAGAAT GAACTGCCAGTTGAGTTTTATCAGAAAATTGCAGCAGAGATGAACTTATCTGAGACAGCATTCATCACAAAACTGAAATCAACAGATGACTTTTGTTCAG gtGCAAGATTTGGTCTGCGCTGGTTCACGCCTAAAAATGAGGTGGAACTTTGTGGACATGCAACACTTGCTTCATCAGCTGTGCTTTTTTACAAGAAAG GAAATACCAGCCCAGTCTTGGTCTTTGAGACTTTAAGTGGAGAGCTGTTGGTGCGTCAGCGTGGTGAGTCTTTAGTGATGGACTTCCCTCTCAACAAACCAGAGATTCAG GATCCAAAGAACTTCAAGGATCTCCTTAAG GCTGCAGTGGGCGATTTGCCCATCCAGGATGTGTGCTACAgtaaaagcataaagaaactACTAGTGCGTCTGTCTGACTCATGTGACAG GTCTGCACTGACATCCCTGAACCCAGTGACTGAGTCTCTGCTGAGCATTGAAAAGAGTGGAAACATTAAAAGCATCGTCATCACAGTAAAAGGAGCAACAACCACTGCCCCTGGATATGACTTTTTCTCCCGCAACTTTGCCCCATGGCATGGCATACCTGAGGACCCTGTGACAG GCTCTGCACATACCGTACTCGTTCCTTACTGGTCTGAAAAACttggaaagaaaaaaatgttag CTTATCAGTGCTCTAGACGTGGTGGTGAGCTCCAGCTGGAACTGAGGGATGACAACAGAGTGGATATAGCTGGTCAAGCAGTGGTCATCCTTGAAGGAACCCTCAAACTGTAG
- the LOC134315187 gene encoding phenazine biosynthesis-like domain-containing protein 2 isoform X2, with protein sequence MEIPVFTVDAFTNLPFKGNPAAVCLLENELPVEFYQKIAAEMNLSETAFITKLKSTDDFCSGARFGLRWFTPKNEVELCGHATLASSAVLFYKKGNTSPVLVFETLSGELLVRQRGESLVMDFPLNKPEIQDPKNFKDLLKERLISSSLTSNTVTDTFVSPIYLTCTSLDCGRKPELTGRTCKLHTERTRTTPPGNRSQDLLAAAVGDLPIQDVCYSKSIKKLLVRLSDSCDRSALTSLNPVTESLLSIEKSGNIKSIVITVKGATTTAPGYDFFSRNFAPWHGIPEDPVTGSAHTVLVPYWSEKLGKKKMLAYQCSRRGGELQLELRDDNRVDIAGQAVVILEGTLKL encoded by the exons ATGGAGATTCCAGTGTTTACTGTGGACGCTTTTACTAACTTACCTTTTAAAGGCAATCCTGCAGCAGTTTGTCTTTTAGAGAAT GAACTGCCAGTTGAGTTTTATCAGAAAATTGCAGCAGAGATGAACTTATCTGAGACAGCATTCATCACAAAACTGAAATCAACAGATGACTTTTGTTCAG gtGCAAGATTTGGTCTGCGCTGGTTCACGCCTAAAAATGAGGTGGAACTTTGTGGACATGCAACACTTGCTTCATCAGCTGTGCTTTTTTACAAGAAAG GAAATACCAGCCCAGTCTTGGTCTTTGAGACTTTAAGTGGAGAGCTGTTGGTGCGTCAGCGTGGTGAGTCTTTAGTGATGGACTTCCCTCTCAACAAACCAGAGATTCAG GATCCAAAGAACTTCAAGGATCTCCTTAAG gaacgactcatcagttcaagtttaacatcaaacacagtcacggacacttttgtatctccaatttatctcacttgcacgtctttggactgtgggaggaaaccagagctaacggggagaacatgcaaactccacacagaaaggacccggaccaccccacctgggaatcgaagccaggaccttcttgct GCTGCAGTGGGCGATTTGCCCATCCAGGATGTGTGCTACAgtaaaagcataaagaaactACTAGTGCGTCTGTCTGACTCATGTGACAG GTCTGCACTGACATCCCTGAACCCAGTGACTGAGTCTCTGCTGAGCATTGAAAAGAGTGGAAACATTAAAAGCATCGTCATCACAGTAAAAGGAGCAACAACCACTGCCCCTGGATATGACTTTTTCTCCCGCAACTTTGCCCCATGGCATGGCATACCTGAGGACCCTGTGACAG GCTCTGCACATACCGTACTCGTTCCTTACTGGTCTGAAAAACttggaaagaaaaaaatgttag CTTATCAGTGCTCTAGACGTGGTGGTGAGCTCCAGCTGGAACTGAGGGATGACAACAGAGTGGATATAGCTGGTCAAGCAGTGGTCATCCTTGAAGGAACCCTCAAACTGTAG